One Megasphaera elsdenii DSM 20460 genomic window carries:
- a CDS encoding PaaI family thioesterase: MDNKQWEEEIHKNPFDLFMDFHVEKAKTESTVLTFENKGSKWDNPNGTMYGGVLYSMADSAMEAACAVCGKAVLTLDLGMNYLRPAFANTTIRAEAQVIHNGRTTMVALCDFYDNDDRYLAHGKGTFFVTGPYVFGDEGGQGDE, translated from the coding sequence ATGGATAATAAACAATGGGAAGAAGAAATCCATAAAAATCCATTTGACTTGTTCATGGATTTCCATGTGGAAAAGGCTAAAACAGAGAGTACGGTCCTTACATTTGAGAATAAAGGCTCGAAATGGGACAATCCCAATGGCACCATGTACGGCGGCGTCCTCTATTCCATGGCCGATTCGGCGATGGAAGCTGCCTGCGCAGTCTGTGGCAAAGCCGTCCTCACGCTGGACTTGGGCATGAACTACCTCCGCCCGGCTTTTGCCAACACGACGATCCGGGCTGAAGCCCAGGTCATCCACAACGGCCGCACGACCATGGTAGCTCTCTGTGATTTTTATGATAATGATGACCGCTATTTGGCTCATGGCAAGGGGACGTTCTTTGTAACCGGCCCTTATGTGTTTGGCGATGAAGGAGGACAGGGCGATGAATGA
- a CDS encoding outer membrane beta-barrel protein — MKKLIIAATLAALTVTSAAMAAPLRNPQPGDLKANANYGFDQKEGGRSAKSRLTGGDVTYVLNNHWDIQYVNNYTKGDNDNKINENYLVGNYRFTPYLSAYAGGSYVKTETYNTTKSYGYQVGLKGQLPLAERWQGFASVGVGDDVNTYEVGVGYDITPNWDAHIKYRSSSVDVDNYDDDVKGWQVGMGYKF; from the coding sequence ATGAAAAAACTTATTATTGCAGCGACCCTGGCCGCCCTGACCGTGACTTCGGCGGCTATGGCAGCCCCGCTCCGGAATCCCCAGCCGGGCGACTTGAAGGCTAACGCCAACTATGGCTTTGACCAGAAAGAAGGCGGCCGCAGTGCCAAGAGCCGTCTGACCGGTGGCGACGTCACGTATGTACTGAACAATCATTGGGATATCCAGTACGTCAACAACTATACCAAAGGGGACAATGACAACAAGATCAACGAAAACTACCTCGTCGGCAATTACCGCTTTACGCCGTATCTGTCGGCCTATGCCGGCGGGTCCTACGTCAAGACCGAAACGTATAACACGACCAAGTCCTATGGCTACCAGGTAGGCCTCAAAGGCCAGCTTCCTTTGGCAGAACGCTGGCAGGGCTTTGCCTCTGTCGGCGTCGGCGATGACGTCAACACCTATGAAGTCGGCGTCGGCTACGATATCACGCCGAATTGGGATGCCCATATCAAATACCGCAGCAGCAGCGTCGACGTCGATAACTACGACGACGATGTCAAAGGCTGGCAAGTCGGCATGGGCTATAAGTTCTGA
- the nrdR gene encoding transcriptional regulator NrdR — MRCPFCQCADTKVTDSRATDDGKAIRRRRECQKCGRRFTTYEMVEEVPLIVVKKDGRHELFDRNKLLNGLLRACNKREVKRQQLEDIVTKVERNIRNTLAQEVSSEKIGEMVLGELRSVDEVAYIRFASVYREFADLESFMAELQHLMGTKEKK, encoded by the coding sequence ATGAGATGCCCCTTTTGCCAATGTGCAGATACAAAAGTAACGGATTCGCGGGCTACCGATGACGGCAAGGCCATCCGCCGCCGCCGCGAATGTCAGAAGTGCGGCCGCCGTTTCACGACGTATGAAATGGTCGAAGAAGTGCCGCTCATCGTCGTCAAGAAGGATGGCCGCCATGAATTGTTCGACCGCAACAAACTGCTGAACGGCCTGCTCAGGGCCTGCAACAAGCGGGAAGTCAAGCGGCAGCAGCTGGAAGACATCGTCACCAAGGTCGAACGCAATATCCGCAATACCCTGGCCCAGGAAGTGTCCAGCGAGAAAATAGGGGAAATGGTCCTCGGTGAACTGCGCTCTGTCGACGAAGTGGCTTATATCCGCTTTGCCTCTGTCTACCGCGAATTTGCCGATTTGGAAAGTTTCATGGCCGAACTGCAGCACCTCATGGGAACGAAAGAAAAGAAATAA
- a CDS encoding PaaI family thioesterase encodes MNEPEKTVSPEAAARLQRMFENIYSQTPYFQSMPCTVEKLDVGRVRVGFDISRHSCNYRGIASGGVLAAFCDTLMGMASRTLGFQVTTLEINMNYIRSVKGGEHITGIGQVIHHGRKTIVVECECYDASGNIIVKGRSSFYILKKLD; translated from the coding sequence ATGAATGAACCAGAAAAAACGGTCAGTCCTGAAGCAGCTGCACGGCTGCAGCGGATGTTTGAGAATATTTATTCCCAGACCCCTTATTTCCAGAGTATGCCCTGTACGGTAGAAAAACTCGACGTCGGCCGCGTCCGCGTCGGCTTTGATATCAGCCGTCACTCCTGCAATTACCGGGGCATTGCCTCCGGCGGCGTCCTGGCGGCGTTCTGCGATACCCTCATGGGCATGGCCAGCCGGACCCTGGGCTTCCAGGTGACGACGCTGGAAATCAATATGAACTATATCCGCAGCGTCAAAGGCGGTGAGCACATTACCGGCATCGGCCAGGTCATCCACCACGGCCGGAAGACGATTGTCGTCGAATGTGAGTGCTACGATGCCAGCGGGAATATTATTGTAAAAGGGCGGTCGTCTTTTTATATTTTGAAGAAACTCGATTAA
- a CDS encoding glycosyltransferase family 9 protein, translated as MKAYKNILVIKMSSLGDVLHALPTLYALRQNCPDARIVWAVHEQFAPVLPGRPYIDEVIYVDKKRLKSLSYWKELRRTLHAFHFDVSFDLQGLAKSAIVAFLSGARERYGYWEMREGSFLVSKGLTGPHKYDHVIERYLDTVRVLGGRVDAVEFPLPDICGEKQAWRQRLAADGLTGPYVAIVPGARWNVKEWPLSHWQAFLQRLTASGMAAVLLGSGDDVPKGKALKDHDSSGRVFDYTGRTDLRQLMAAIAESTLYISADTGPLHIANALKKELIALFGPTCPQRTGPYGGNDDAYIHMVLSPTSQATPERPLVDDPDCMAQITPDMLWQVYEGVLKKVKL; from the coding sequence GTGAAAGCATATAAGAATATACTGGTCATCAAGATGAGCTCTCTCGGCGACGTCCTCCATGCCCTGCCGACGCTCTATGCATTGCGGCAGAATTGTCCCGATGCCCGCATCGTCTGGGCTGTCCATGAACAGTTTGCGCCGGTCCTGCCGGGCAGGCCCTATATTGACGAGGTCATCTATGTCGACAAGAAACGCCTGAAATCCCTGTCGTACTGGAAAGAACTGCGCCGGACACTCCACGCCTTTCATTTCGACGTGTCCTTCGATCTCCAGGGACTGGCCAAGAGCGCCATCGTCGCCTTTTTGAGCGGTGCCAGGGAACGCTATGGCTATTGGGAAATGCGCGAAGGCAGTTTCCTGGTCAGCAAGGGCCTTACAGGTCCCCATAAGTACGACCACGTCATCGAACGCTATCTCGATACGGTCCGCGTCCTCGGCGGCCGCGTCGATGCCGTCGAATTTCCATTGCCCGATATTTGCGGCGAAAAACAGGCCTGGCGCCAGCGCCTGGCAGCTGACGGCCTGACAGGTCCTTATGTGGCCATCGTGCCCGGGGCCCGCTGGAATGTCAAGGAATGGCCTCTGTCCCATTGGCAGGCCTTCCTGCAGCGCCTGACGGCGTCCGGTATGGCTGCCGTCCTTCTGGGCAGCGGCGACGACGTCCCTAAAGGGAAGGCCCTGAAGGACCACGATTCGTCGGGCCGTGTCTTCGATTATACAGGTCGCACTGATTTACGGCAGCTCATGGCGGCCATTGCCGAGAGCACCCTCTATATCAGTGCCGATACGGGGCCTTTGCATATTGCCAATGCCCTGAAAAAAGAACTCATCGCCCTCTTTGGGCCGACGTGTCCCCAGCGGACCGGCCCTTACGGCGGAAACGACGACGCCTATATCCATATGGTCCTGTCGCCGACGTCCCAGGCGACGCCGGAACGGCCCCTGGTCGATGATCCGGACTGCATGGCCCAGATTACGCCGGACATGCTGTGGCAGGTCTATGAAGGCGTCCTGAAGAAGGTGAAACTATGA
- a CDS encoding glycosyltransferase family 9 protein has translation MINLRNKKIIVTFLMHLGDLILITPFLQVLRRHAQGSDITLVVDEKVADVVRYNPNIDHLVTVDKKGKDNSVRALWRIGRHLHQHHYDILINLHPNERTSFLAAVIHAKQFVGMSHFLVRPLMDRYTRLDRIHLHAADMYINVLAQLGIDDYRSDGLQFFTCKAWDDTATEFYRSQGVHNSDALIGFNIGSAVPQKRWPAKRFAAVADYFAHRGFKCVFFGGPMDEDMVKEATSQMESDPIIATGKFTIGELASAIRCCSLFITNDSGPMHVAVSQGVPLVALYGPSNPKLYGPYTDRAIVLESTNHYEVGKSMKQIIREGNYKGISVIPMSQVIAAGEELLSRYYGKR, from the coding sequence ATGATTAATCTGCGCAACAAAAAAATAATCGTCACCTTTCTCATGCATTTAGGCGACCTCATCCTCATCACCCCGTTCCTGCAGGTCCTGCGCCGTCATGCCCAGGGCTCGGACATCACCCTCGTCGTCGATGAGAAAGTGGCCGACGTCGTCCGCTATAATCCCAATATCGATCACTTAGTCACAGTCGATAAGAAGGGCAAGGACAACTCCGTCCGGGCCTTATGGCGCATCGGGCGGCATTTACATCAGCATCACTACGACATCCTCATCAATCTGCATCCTAATGAACGGACGTCTTTCCTGGCGGCGGTCATCCATGCCAAACAGTTCGTCGGCATGAGCCATTTCCTGGTGCGTCCCTTGATGGACCGCTACACCCGCCTGGACCGTATCCATCTCCATGCAGCCGATATGTACATTAATGTCCTGGCCCAGCTGGGCATCGACGACTATCGCAGCGACGGCCTGCAGTTCTTCACCTGCAAGGCCTGGGATGATACAGCAACGGAATTTTACCGGTCCCAGGGGGTCCATAACAGCGACGCCCTCATCGGCTTCAATATCGGCAGTGCCGTCCCGCAGAAACGCTGGCCGGCCAAACGATTTGCCGCTGTTGCCGATTATTTTGCCCATCGCGGCTTCAAATGCGTCTTCTTTGGCGGTCCCATGGATGAAGATATGGTCAAAGAAGCGACATCCCAGATGGAATCGGATCCTATCATCGCCACGGGGAAATTCACTATTGGCGAACTGGCTTCGGCTATCCGCTGCTGCTCCCTGTTCATCACCAACGACAGCGGCCCTATGCACGTCGCCGTCAGCCAGGGCGTCCCGCTGGTCGCCCTGTATGGTCCCAGCAATCCCAAGCTCTACGGTCCCTATACGGACCGGGCCATCGTCCTGGAATCGACGAACCATTACGAAGTGGGTAAGAGCATGAAACAGATCATCCGTGAAGGTAATTATAAAGGTATTTCGGTTATTCCCATGAGCCAGGTCATCGCCGCCGGCGAAGAACTCCTGAGCCGTTATTATGGAAAAAGATAA
- the rfaD gene encoding ADP-glyceromanno-heptose 6-epimerase: MKIVTGGAGFIGSNIVKQLNNRGINDILIVDDLTDGRKCRNLQGLDFFDYMDYADFDEQMADDTFDCGYIDVVFHEGACSDTMNYDGRYMMKNNYEGSKNLLRYCMQRKIPFLYASSASTYGSGKNGFREDPSCEQALNPYAYSKLQFDRFVRRVLPLAKSQIVGFRYFNVFGPQENHKDRMASLIFQKYHELQEKGKITLFEGTAGYENGGQIRDFIYVNDVVNVIFYFWEHPELSGIYNCGTGIGHTFNEFVQGVIDYCGKGHIEYVPFPDILKGKYQSYTQADTTKLMEAGYDRGFTLLPEAVKEYCSILEKSDGYYE; encoded by the coding sequence ATGAAAATTGTAACAGGTGGTGCCGGTTTTATCGGCAGCAATATCGTAAAACAATTGAACAACCGGGGCATCAACGACATCCTCATCGTCGACGACCTGACGGACGGCCGCAAATGCCGCAACCTCCAGGGCCTCGATTTCTTTGATTATATGGACTATGCCGACTTCGATGAACAGATGGCCGACGATACCTTCGACTGCGGCTACATCGACGTCGTCTTCCATGAAGGGGCCTGCTCGGATACGATGAACTACGACGGACGCTATATGATGAAGAACAACTACGAAGGCAGCAAGAATCTCCTGCGTTACTGCATGCAGCGCAAGATTCCCTTCCTCTATGCGTCGTCGGCTTCGACCTATGGCAGCGGCAAGAATGGCTTCCGCGAAGACCCGTCGTGTGAACAGGCTTTGAATCCCTATGCCTATTCCAAGCTCCAGTTCGACCGCTTCGTCCGCCGCGTCCTGCCCCTGGCCAAGAGCCAGATCGTCGGCTTCCGCTATTTCAATGTCTTCGGTCCCCAGGAAAATCATAAGGACCGCATGGCTTCGCTCATTTTCCAGAAATATCATGAATTACAGGAAAAAGGGAAGATCACTCTCTTCGAAGGGACGGCAGGATATGAAAACGGCGGCCAGATCCGCGATTTCATCTATGTCAACGACGTCGTCAATGTCATCTTCTATTTCTGGGAACATCCGGAGCTGTCGGGCATCTATAACTGCGGTACCGGCATCGGTCATACGTTCAATGAATTCGTCCAGGGCGTCATCGACTATTGCGGCAAAGGCCATATCGAATACGTGCCTTTCCCGGACATCCTCAAGGGCAAGTACCAGAGCTATACCCAGGCCGATACGACGAAGCTCATGGAAGCCGGCTATGACCGCGGCTTTACGCTGCTTCCGGAAGCCGTCAAGGAATATTGCAGCATCCTGGAAAAGAGCGACGGGTATTACGAATGA
- a CDS encoding acyl-CoA dehydrogenase family protein, protein MDFAYNDEQKEIIKVVRDLVEKEIVPYAAEMDETGKLHEGLLEKLAAQGLLGVAIPEEFGGAGLDAITIAAIYEELGKGCAGVATTVAANALASYPVIIAGNDDQKKRYFDIINDDNLAAFALTEPGTGSDAGSVSTRAMKTEDGKGYILNGTKCFITNGALAEVFVVFANTRKSGGIRGLTAFIVRKGTPGFTVGKAENKMGIRASNTTELIFQDCFVPVENRLGREGHGFRIAMDTLDAARPFVGAVSVGIAEAAFRACCEYAKVRVQFGKPIASFEMVQAMIADMAMKVEGARLLVHRACWMKDQGMDFSREAAIAKCNASDVAMQVTTDAVQVMGGYGYIKEYPVEKYMRDAKIMQIYEGTNQIQRLVIANKTLY, encoded by the coding sequence ATGGATTTTGCTTATAACGACGAACAGAAAGAAATCATCAAAGTCGTCCGCGACCTGGTGGAAAAAGAAATCGTCCCCTACGCTGCAGAAATGGATGAAACGGGGAAACTCCATGAAGGGCTCCTCGAAAAATTGGCTGCTCAGGGCCTGCTGGGCGTCGCTATTCCCGAAGAATTTGGCGGAGCTGGTCTCGACGCCATTACCATTGCCGCTATTTATGAAGAATTAGGCAAAGGCTGTGCCGGTGTCGCTACGACGGTGGCTGCCAATGCCCTGGCTTCGTATCCGGTCATCATTGCTGGTAACGATGACCAGAAGAAACGTTATTTCGATATCATCAACGATGACAACCTGGCTGCTTTCGCCCTGACCGAACCGGGGACTGGTTCCGATGCCGGTTCCGTTTCGACGCGTGCCATGAAGACCGAAGATGGCAAGGGCTATATTCTCAATGGCACGAAATGCTTCATCACCAACGGTGCCTTGGCCGAAGTCTTCGTCGTCTTCGCCAATACCCGTAAGAGCGGCGGTATCCGCGGATTGACAGCCTTCATCGTCCGCAAAGGGACGCCGGGCTTCACTGTCGGTAAAGCCGAAAACAAAATGGGTATCCGCGCATCGAATACGACGGAGCTCATTTTCCAGGATTGCTTCGTCCCTGTCGAAAACCGTCTCGGCCGGGAAGGCCATGGCTTCCGCATCGCCATGGATACCCTGGACGCTGCCCGTCCTTTCGTCGGCGCCGTTTCCGTCGGCATTGCCGAAGCGGCTTTCCGCGCCTGCTGTGAATACGCCAAAGTCCGCGTCCAGTTCGGCAAACCCATCGCTTCCTTTGAAATGGTCCAGGCTATGATCGCCGATATGGCTATGAAAGTCGAAGGCGCCCGCCTCCTCGTCCATCGCGCCTGCTGGATGAAGGACCAGGGCATGGACTTCAGCCGTGAAGCGGCTATTGCTAAATGCAATGCGTCCGACGTGGCTATGCAGGTCACGACCGATGCAGTCCAGGTCATGGGCGGCTATGGCTATATCAAGGAATATCCTGTCGAAAAATATATGCGCGACGCCAAAATCATGCAGATTTATGAAGGCACCAACCAAATTCAGCGTTTGGTTATTGCAAATAAGACACTTTACTGA
- the pheS gene encoding phenylalanine--tRNA ligase subunit alpha, which produces MISDKIEAIKAAVNEQLAKSEHLQDVQDIRVKFLGKKGELTAIMKEMKNFSKEERPKIGQLVNTARNAIEEQLKAKMEEVKAQELAAKIESEKIDITLPGRKPVMGHEHPLHQTLRLMEDSFLRMGFSIVEGNDIESDYYNFQCLNLPEDHPARDMQDSMYITDNILLRTHTSGMQARTLQAHKPNEPFKIIAPGKVYRCDYDATHSPVFHQMEGMIIDKDIRFSDLKGMLEDFLRDIFGAQTKVRFRASYFPFTEPSAEVDISCVMCGGKGCRVCSHTGWLEILGCGMVNPSVLRMNGYDPDVVTGFAFGMGVERIAMLKYGIDDLRLFYENDMRFLNQF; this is translated from the coding sequence ATGATCAGTGATAAGATCGAGGCCATTAAAGCGGCCGTCAATGAACAGCTCGCCAAGAGCGAACATCTTCAGGACGTACAAGATATCCGCGTCAAGTTCCTGGGCAAAAAAGGGGAACTGACAGCGATCATGAAGGAAATGAAGAATTTTTCCAAAGAAGAACGACCGAAAATCGGGCAGCTCGTCAATACGGCCCGCAATGCCATTGAAGAACAGTTAAAGGCCAAGATGGAAGAAGTCAAGGCCCAGGAACTGGCTGCCAAGATCGAATCGGAAAAAATCGACATTACCCTGCCGGGCCGCAAACCGGTCATGGGCCATGAACATCCGCTCCATCAGACGCTGCGCCTCATGGAAGATTCCTTCCTGCGCATGGGCTTTTCCATCGTCGAAGGTAACGATATCGAATCGGACTATTACAACTTCCAGTGCCTGAACCTGCCGGAAGACCATCCGGCCCGGGATATGCAGGACTCCATGTATATTACGGATAATATCCTCTTGCGGACCCACACGTCGGGCATGCAGGCACGGACGCTGCAGGCCCATAAGCCCAATGAACCGTTCAAGATCATCGCGCCGGGCAAGGTATATCGCTGTGACTATGATGCGACCCATTCGCCGGTCTTCCATCAGATGGAAGGCATGATCATCGACAAGGACATCCGCTTCTCTGACCTCAAAGGGATGCTGGAAGACTTCCTCCGCGATATTTTCGGTGCCCAGACGAAAGTCCGTTTCCGCGCCAGCTACTTCCCCTTTACGGAACCGAGTGCTGAAGTCGATATTTCTTGTGTCATGTGCGGCGGCAAAGGCTGCCGGGTCTGCTCCCACACGGGCTGGCTGGAAATCCTCGGCTGCGGCATGGTCAACCCCAGCGTCCTGCGCATGAACGGCTATGACCCGGATGTCGTCACGGGCTTTGCTTTTGGCATGGGCGTCGAACGCATTGCCATGCTGAAATACGGCATCGATGATTTGCGCTTGTTCTATGAAAACGATATGCGGTTCTTGAACCAGTTCTAG
- a CDS encoding D-glycero-alpha-D-manno-heptose-1,7-bisphosphate 7-phosphatase, translating to MRKAVFFDRDGVLNVDKSYLGFIKDFEWMDGAKEALAYLTRQGYAIIVVTNQSGVARGYYTEDDVKVLHDWMCQEAAKAGGIITAVYYCPYLEGAPVKAYDKKSDWRKPAPGMVLQAAKDYDIDLKQSFMIGDMPRDVECGQRAGMDGYLFTGGRLDDFVRAIVAERKGRESI from the coding sequence ATGAGGAAGGCCGTCTTTTTCGACCGCGACGGCGTCCTCAATGTCGATAAATCCTACTTGGGCTTCATCAAGGACTTTGAATGGATGGACGGGGCCAAGGAGGCCCTGGCTTATTTGACCCGCCAGGGTTATGCCATCATCGTCGTCACCAACCAGAGCGGTGTCGCCCGCGGCTACTATACGGAAGACGACGTCAAGGTCCTCCACGACTGGATGTGTCAGGAAGCGGCCAAGGCCGGCGGCATCATTACGGCCGTCTATTACTGCCCGTATCTCGAAGGGGCGCCGGTCAAAGCGTATGATAAGAAGAGCGACTGGCGCAAGCCGGCACCGGGCATGGTCCTGCAGGCGGCAAAAGATTACGATATCGATTTGAAGCAGTCCTTTATGATCGGCGATATGCCCCGCGACGTGGAATGTGGGCAGCGGGCCGGCATGGATGGCTATTTGTTCACCGGCGGCAGGCTGGACGATTTCGTCCGGGCCATTGTCGCAGAAAGGAAGGGCCGTGAAAGCATATAA
- the rfaE1 gene encoding D-glycero-beta-D-manno-heptose-7-phosphate kinase, whose amino-acid sequence MTENYIDHFLNHVLPELRIAVIGDIMVDRYVFGKVERISPEAPVPVNKVDHMTSVLGGAANVASNLANLDCHVFLAGLIGDDENAVLLHQLLEDAYIDGSGLVVRQDHATTTKMRILGARQQMVRLDFEEVTPLAVTEEEQLMKWLYNCVAAGLDGIILSDYKKGVLTDSLAQSIIREANRAGIPVLVDPKGSDWTKYNGADFVTPNMKELSDCLGRSVANEGQAVVAAAELLHEQYDFAHLMVTRSEKGITVIGKDGKVWNNPATAREVFDVSGAGDTVAAAFLSAIAGHLSIRTSLQIANAAAGIVVTKVGTYPIHRHELLKLWQEWQPTHWHPYQALSREEAAAKIRQWQKKGDTVVFTNGCFDILHRGHVLYLQQAAMLGQHLVVGLNSDASVKRLKGETRPLVKQEDRAILLSALACVDEVVIFEEDTPKELLQVLRPDILVKGGDYKADEVIGRESVKRVEIISFEDGYSTTGLIEKIADLVKKGKL is encoded by the coding sequence ATGACAGAAAATTATATCGATCATTTTTTGAACCATGTCCTGCCGGAATTGCGCATTGCCGTCATCGGTGACATCATGGTCGACCGCTATGTGTTCGGCAAGGTCGAACGCATTTCGCCGGAAGCGCCGGTGCCTGTCAATAAAGTCGATCACATGACGTCCGTCCTGGGCGGGGCTGCCAACGTAGCCTCGAATCTGGCTAATCTCGACTGCCACGTCTTCTTGGCCGGCCTCATCGGCGACGATGAAAATGCAGTCCTCCTGCACCAGTTGCTGGAAGATGCCTATATCGACGGCTCGGGCCTGGTCGTGCGCCAGGACCATGCGACGACGACCAAGATGCGTATCCTCGGCGCCCGTCAGCAGATGGTACGCCTGGATTTTGAAGAAGTGACGCCCTTGGCCGTTACGGAAGAAGAACAGCTCATGAAATGGCTGTACAACTGTGTGGCTGCCGGTCTGGACGGCATCATCTTATCGGACTACAAGAAAGGTGTCCTCACCGATTCCCTGGCCCAGAGCATCATCAGAGAAGCCAACCGGGCCGGAATCCCTGTCCTGGTCGACCCTAAGGGCAGTGATTGGACGAAATACAACGGGGCCGACTTCGTGACGCCGAACATGAAAGAACTCAGCGACTGCCTGGGCCGGTCCGTAGCCAATGAAGGCCAGGCCGTCGTGGCAGCGGCAGAACTCCTGCATGAGCAGTATGACTTTGCCCACCTCATGGTGACCCGGTCGGAAAAGGGCATCACCGTCATCGGCAAAGACGGCAAGGTGTGGAACAATCCGGCGACGGCCCGGGAAGTCTTTGACGTATCCGGTGCCGGCGATACCGTAGCCGCCGCCTTTTTGTCGGCCATTGCCGGTCATTTATCGATCCGCACGAGCCTGCAGATCGCCAATGCCGCAGCCGGTATCGTCGTCACCAAGGTCGGGACTTATCCCATCCATCGCCACGAATTGCTCAAGCTGTGGCAGGAATGGCAGCCGACCCACTGGCATCCGTACCAGGCACTGAGCCGGGAAGAAGCGGCTGCAAAGATACGCCAGTGGCAGAAGAAAGGCGATACCGTCGTCTTTACCAATGGCTGCTTCGATATCCTGCACCGCGGCCATGTCCTCTATTTGCAGCAGGCCGCCATGCTGGGCCAGCACCTCGTCGTCGGCCTCAATTCCGATGCCTCTGTGAAACGGCTGAAAGGGGAGACACGGCCGCTGGTCAAACAGGAAGACCGGGCGATCCTGCTCAGCGCCCTGGCCTGTGTCGATGAAGTCGTCATCTTCGAGGAAGATACGCCGAAAGAATTATTACAGGTCCTGCGGCCGGATATCCTGGTCAAGGGCGGAGATTATAAAGCCGATGAAGTCATCGGCCGGGAATCGGTCAAGCGCGTAGAAATCATTTCTTTTGAAGATGGTTATTCTACGACGGGACTGATTGAAAAAATAGCTGATTTAGTAAAGAAGGGGAAACTATGA